A stretch of the Cottoperca gobio chromosome 2, fCotGob3.1, whole genome shotgun sequence genome encodes the following:
- the spp2 gene encoding secreted phosphoprotein 24, with product MKSYVLLLALLQSLRCSGIPLYNSELESMANRGLGAALAQVNSVYAVGHLYRVTRGSVTKVVPVGLNTADLHMTFGIKETECVKASRNDPQTCAFRPGFFVPSFSCSSRVRMSATSTQVVSLRCGRDSSSSSSSSSSESSEVMFPRGKRQFNVPFVNRVPAPSAPSAPSATPPPVQPSRSLHFQRMDIQLRGDTFTNYLV from the exons ATGAAGTCGTACGTGCTTCTCTTGGCCCTGCTGCAGTCTCTGCGATGCTCAG GAATCCCACTGTACAACTCTGAGCTGGAGTCTATGGCAAACAGGGGTCTCGGAGCAGCTCTGGCACAGGTCAACTCTGTGTATGCCGTCGGCCATCTTTACCGGGTAACTAGAGGCTCTGTCACAAAG GTTGTTCCCGTGGGCCTGAACACCGCTGACCTGCACATGACATTTGGCATTAAAGAGACGGAGTGTGTGAAGGCTTCCAGAAACGACCCCCAGACGTGTGCCTTCAGACCCGGCTTCTTTGTG CCATCCTTCTCCTGCTCCAGTCGGGTTCGAATGTCAGCCACCTCCACCCAGGTGGTGTCTCTCAGATGCGGCCGCGactcctccagctccagctccagctccagctcagAGTCCAGTGAGGTG ATGTTCCCAAGAGGGAAACGCCAGTTCAACGTCCCATTTGTAAATCGAG TCCCGGCtccttctgcaccttctgcaccttctgcaaCTCCTCCACCCGTCCAGCCTAGTCGCTCTCTCCACTTTCAGAGGATGGACATCCAGCTCAGAGGCGACACTTTCACCAACTACCTGGTGTGA
- the alg11 gene encoding GDP-Man:Man(3)GlcNAc(2)-PP-Dol alpha-1,2-mannosyltransferase, whose amino-acid sequence MCCYISLGKMSGHDQLVLCLCELTRLLWKLLLPLVFLCVLLIAVLVLLVLAVRFWLQSSRNARRARDGRPTVAFFHPYCNAGGGGERVLWCAIRALQSRYVDINFVVYTGDLGVTGQQILDGARRRFNIVLPRPVQFVFLRHRLLVEPGLFPHFTLLGQSVGSIFLGWEALTEFVPDLYIDSMGYAFTLPLFRYLGGCSVGSYVHYPTISTDMLSVVRERNPRFNNPDYVSNSLFLSAFKVVYYCLLALLYGMAGSCSDLIMVNSSWTLDHILSLWHAPNRTSIVYPPCDVSAFLDLPLEEDGDRKCHSIVSIGQFRPEKDHRLQVRAFKKVLDRGRTGALKLVLIGGCRNQEDEDRVLMLRGLCQELGVAHRVEFKLNVPFEELKRELGEATIGLHTMWNEHFGIGIVECMAAGKVILAHKSGGPKMDIVVPFEGGQTGFLADDEDSYAEAIERILALPPASRLHIRRNARQSVARFSDQEFEACFLAAMEPLMGTLQR is encoded by the exons ATGTGTTGTTACATTTCCCTTGGCAAGATGTCGGGTCACGATCAGTTGGTCCTCTGTTTGTGTGAATTAACAAG gttgctgtggaagctgctgctgcctctggtgtttctgtgtgtgctgctgatcgctgtcctggtcctgctggTGCTGGCGGTGCGCTTCTGGCTTCAAAGCAGCAGGAACGCTCGGCGAGCGAGGGACGGACGTCCTACGGTGGCCTTCTTCCACCCCTACTGCAATGCTGGTGGTGGGGGAGAGAGGGTGCTCTGGTGTGCTATCAGGGCGCTGCAGAGCAG GTATGTGGACATCAACTTTGTGGTGTACACGGGGGACCTGGGTGTGACAGGACAGCAGATCCTGGATGGTGCGCGACGTCGTTTCAACATCGTGCTCCCCCGCCCAGTTCAGTTTGTGTTCCTGAGGCACCGGCTGCTTGTGGAGCCCGGCCTGTTCCCTCACTTCACCCTGCTGGGACAGAGTGTGGGCTCCATCTTCCTGGGATGGGAGGCGCTGACGGAGTTCGTCCCGGACCTTTACATCGACTCCATGGGCTATGCCTTCACTCTGCCTCTGTTCCGCTACTTGGGAGGCTGTAGCGTGGGGAGTTACGTTCACTACCCCACCATCAGCACTGACATGCTGTCtgtagtgagagagaggaacCCCAG GTTCAACAACCCAGACTACGTCTCCAACAGTCTGTTCCTGAGTGCCTTCAAGGTGGTCTACTACTGCCTGCTCGCCCTGCTCTATGGCATGGCCGGCTCCTGCAGCGACCTCATCATGGTCAATTCCTCCTGGACCCTGGATCACATCCTGTCGCTGTGGCACGCTCCCAACCGCACCAGCATTGTCTACCCGCCCTGCGACGTCAGCGCGTTCTTGGATCTCCCGCTGGAGGAGGACGGGGACAGGAAGTGCCACTCGATTGTCTCCATCGGGCAGTTCAGGCCGGAGAAAGACCACCGGCTGCAAGTCAGAGCTTTCAAGAAGGTGTTGGACAGGGGGAGGACGGGGGCACTGAAGCTGGTTCTGATCGGTGGATGCAGGAACCAGGAAGACGAGGATCGGGTGCTCATGTTGAGGGGGCTGTGCCAGGAGCTGGGTGTGGCCCACAGGGTGGAGTTCAAACTGAACGTACCCTTTGAAGAGCTGAAGAGAGAGTTGGGAGAAGCCACCATCGGACTGCATACCATGTGGAACGAACACTTTGGAATAG GCATTGTGGAGTGTATGGCAGCAGGGAAAGTCATTCTGGCGCACAAGTCCGGCGGTCCCAAGATGGACATTGTGGTACCTTTCGAAGGAGGCCAGACGGGCTTCCTGGCTGATGACGAGGACAGTTACGCGGAGGCCATAGAGAGGATCCTGGCGCTGCCGCCCGCCAGCCGGCTGCACATCAGACGCAACGCACGTCAGTCCGTGGCTCGCTTCTCAGATCAGGAGTTTGAAGCCTGCTTCCTGGCTGCTATGGAGCCTCTGATGGGAACACTTCAgcgatga